The following is a genomic window from Carassius gibelio isolate Cgi1373 ecotype wild population from Czech Republic chromosome B7, carGib1.2-hapl.c, whole genome shotgun sequence.
TCATGTTTAGACTACACAATAACAATGTTTCGCCTTCAGAGGCCTGAAGAAATCAGCATTTTGTGGAATAACCCTCATTTTCAATCacaacaaatgaaaacatttttttgtgtgtgtgtgaatttttttcattttctgaaaaaagaaaaataattccccttgattatatattttttacttgaaatgTGGAGGAAATGTTATCAGACCTTTTACTCAAACTTATACCTAGTAAATCCAGAGAAACGTTCTGACTGTTCAAAAGTCTTAAAAAaagattactttaaaaaaaaatattttcagcaaggatgcattagattgacagtaaagacatttataattatactgttttcaacattatttattataagaaatcatcatatcagaaagatcatgtgacactatagactggaataatgatgctgaaaattcagctttgcatcacaggaattaattacattttaaatgatattataatagaaaacagttattttaaattgtaataatatttcacaatattgctgttttccctgtatttttgatcaaataaatgtagcttaggtaaaaacaaaaaatacttgaTCAAAAGCTGAACTAAAAATCAAACTGGAAAATGACGTTCCTGTGTAGTTATATGCATTGAAAATGATTGAAGTTAATAGAAACCTAAAAGAGGCGGCACTTCTTTCTTTCAGGAGTGTTTGGAAAAGTTTTCTAAAAAGCTGTCAGACATTGTCACTGCTCAAGAGGTGAGTCAAGttctttctttttacttttactgttgCTGCTGGTGACCAGTGTGCCAAGCATCTCTCTGGAGATCCTGCTCATGAATGATGTCTCTCCCTGCAGGAGGTGATTGAAACCACACAAAAGTCTGTGAAGTTGAAGCTACAGAATTTTGTGAAAGAGTAAGGCGTTTTCTTCCTCTGCCTCCTCACTAAAGAAACATGTTCTTTTCTGTATCTTTTACCAATAATACGAAGCTGTCTATAAACATATGCATGAACTTGggagtaaataataatttctaaatctAATGCATTTTTCTAATAGAATGGTTTTATTGCAACTACTGTATTAATGTTATCCCTACTGTATCTCTCCTGAAGGGATGTGAAGCGTTTTAAGGATGTACGGAAGGAGTTTGAGCGCAGCAGTGAGACCCTGGAGGCAGCGCTGAGCAGGAACGCACAGGCACCACGCGGAAAACAGCATGAGGTGGAAGAAGCCAGCAATAACCTCCTGAACGCACGCAGAGCCTTCAGAACAGGGGCGCTGGACTATGTGCTACAGGTACAAATATATACACTGGCCTAAGAATATACTTCACTACATTAACAAATAAGTGGCATTCGTCTGAACACAGTTTTAcaaaaaatgcatcaaatatatTAGGGTTTTAGACTCTAAAACAACACTGCAGATGTTCTGGTACACATCACATACCAGTTGTTTGcagatttgatttattattaaatgcaaaggaaatcatattttattgtgttttttttttgtgtaccaGGATAAACCTGATGCATCTGTTCTTGTACTGTGTATTGTAATAACGCTTTGGATTTTGAGCTATGAACGCTTATGTATTATTGGCATTCTCTTTCCTTCTAACTTTAGATTAATGTCACTGAGTCTAAGAAGAAGACTGAAATTCTAATGGCGGTATGTGTCATAATGTAATATGAATCTTATGATAATGATTAGCATTGAATGGTAACTTAAAGtcacttgtgtgaatgtgtgtcagATGCTGTCTCTCATGGACGCCCAGGCTGTGTTCTTCCAGCAAGGCTACACGTCTCTCACTGAACTGAAAAGCTACAACAAGCAACTGAGTGAGGAGGTAAGAAATGTATCTAATCTGTCAGCTAATTTGTATGTcaaaagggtaacactttataataactgcacactattaatcattaattaagcattagtaaacgataattcataatttataaagcattaatagacagtaataagcagtttataaatacagatataaatgctttattctttatttaaaagcatatctataatgtgtttaataattgtattttcatactttattcatgatcagtttatcatttctcaatgaagtatatcattatttacaaaccagttatttaggagttgccagtgattcataagatcacaagaaatttagtaaattcaggtagttataaagcatttagtagtggtcagttaactatttatgtgagctcatctaaagtgaggactagttatgccttgtaaagcatttataaaggatatttaaaggctcagttatcttctaaacaaaaaacggaaacaaacacaacacaagtgatacagaacatagaaatattgagagcctttaaatctcatttgtaaaagctttacaaggcataaatagtcctcactttagatgagctcacaaaaatagttaactaacatctacatatgttttataactacctgaattaaccctgaattacagtagaaatacatgttaataaaccatttattaacactataagtaactattactatatgtctgaataaaaagatgtatgaatgcagatttaaatagtttattaatcatttacttacaatttctaagtgatcttatgaaccacggacaactccttaataactggtgtgtaaataatgctatacttaatttagaaattataaattgatcattaataaagtgtgaaaaaacaattattaaatacattatagataagcttttaaatcaggtataaagcatttatatctgtatttataaactgtttataaatgtctattaatggtttataaatgatgaattaactgtttcctaatgcttaactaatgattaatagcatgcagttattataaagtgttaccgtcaAGGGTGTGTAAAGCTGCTTGCACACATGACTGAAGAAAGAGGAAGGAAAGGAAAAGTGTGAACTGACGTACCAATTAGGACAAATGCAAGTGTTACTTGAAGGGGAAATCGTATCGAATTGATCatgttgtaaagtaaaaaaaaaaaaacgacagtcGGAAGTGTAAAGTTTGAACTGAAAAAGGGGACAGAAGATCTACTGACAGGAATGTGATGGTACATTCAGAGATCACATGTTGGCTCATCATGACAGGAAGTTTTCTGCCAGAGTGAGCAACAACAGGAAACAGTATGTATCACACACTGGTGTTGTGTGTGTTAGCAAACACTTCTGTGCTTGCAGAACTGCCTGAAAAACAGCTCAAAACTTGTAAAGAGTATAAACAAACACCAGTTTGTGGACTGAAAAGTAAAATGCTAATTCTAAGATCTGCTAATATCTTCAAGAACTGCTCATTTGATGTTTAAAAGCTGCTGAAGATCGATTATTTATGCAATGATGTTTTGACAAAGTAATGACTTGATGTTAATGAGGAGCTCAGTGTTGAAATGAAGAAGTTTTAGACAGGAAGCTTACTCACCTTCTACTGGCCTGCGAAAACCACAAAACCTGCTCGTAGCTTCCTGTAAGCACAGGAAATGGTGAAAAGCTTAGCAAGACAAATGTCAAGAGAGATCTCTAGAGCCTATTCATAGAGCGATATACAGACTGAAAATGAGAAGACGGAAACATTGTTGGGATACAGGGATGGCGTTAAATCCAGAGGTAGCTGGGTTTTTGCAGATTTAGCATTAGAGAACCAGGGACAAGAGGAAATGTAGTGTTcaaaaaagagaggaaaagagagggGGAGAGTGCGTGGAAGATAACAAGAGAAGGTGGAGGTGATCTTCATGACCTCTTCTTGATATAGCTCAGGAAGTTGAGAAAGTGTCAGCATGTCGTACATCCTTTCTCATTCGTTTCAGTGCTGAGTGACGTGCACTTTGACTCTTCACTCTAACTGTGGTCCAAAAACCCACCGCATCTCAGATAGACTACAATTAGAGCAGACTGCTCGTCACAACTCTTGACTGGAAAGCTCTCGTAATAACTAGGCCTATGTACGGCAGTGGGGATTTAGACTGAGCCTCCGTACATGTGTTTATAATTGTAGAATATGCAATTAAACTTCCATTCTGAGATCTAGTTACATGCTCCAAACCTCAGTCTCAGAGAGTTTCCATCTTTTCAGGACTTTCAGCTCAAATCTGATGTTTGTGAGGTTGCCACATGATGTTTAAATCGGTATAAGATAGTTGTCTAAACAGGCAATGTTTCACTGAATGcatgtgtaaatataaatgtgaccatggaccacaaaaccagtctgaagtgcCAATTTtgctaaattgagatttatacaccaTTAAGCTTACACAAAGCttaataaataagttttccattgatgtatggtttattagaattggacaatatttggctgagatacaactacttgaatatctggaatctgagggtgcaaataaatcaaaatactgagaaaatcgcctttaaagttgtccaaaagaaTTCATACagtagcaatgcatattactaataaaaatgtaCGTTTTGATACATGTACAGTATGGTAGTTaatgtactaaatatcttcatggaacatgatctgtacttaatatcctaatgatttttgccataaaagaaaatctatatttttgacccatacaatgttttttttttaaatattgctacaaatacacgcCAGTGGCCACAAATGTGAatgtacatttgtatttatataaattcatTTGCACATTATtcatgaataattttatttataggcCATACTAAAGATGAAAATCAGATTGATGTAACATCAAATAACCTTATTTTAACCTGCCTTGCCATAAAGGAATAAGTCTGAGTAGAATCTGATTTATTTCTACATATAATGAAGTGACCCAGGTCAGCCTTTAAAATGTCAGTCACTCTGACTTTTGCATGTTGCACAtcatccacacacacattcacaaattgggCCACTGTGTTGTGAACATTGCCCATATGACTTTGATTTAGACACACATTTCTCCTCTTTTTCTCCAGTATGCTCAACTAGTCCTGAATTCTGCAAGAGAAAAAAGGGATATGGAGCAGAGCCATGCAGCTGTCAAGAAAAAGGTAgcaagactctctctctctctctctctctctctctcagacacacacacaccactgtatATGTACACAAAGACATAAATGCATCTCTAAGGGAAGATAtatttgtgtgtctgtctttAGGATGTGTCGTATGATGACTCCATAATGGACTTCAGCCCAGATGCACCCAATGGCATCGCGATGGAAGGTTATCTGTACAAGAGAGCCAGCAATGCTTTTAAAACATGGAGCAGGTACAGCACTCCAGCAATCTGTGAtttaatcacacaaatattaacattaatacatGGATTTATAACAAGCaaagtaattatatttaaaacattcaactaaattaatacaaaaatgcatgtaatgtactaatttttcattaatttcttcAGCTATATTTTTTCACtgtaatagatttattttttgagtCATCATGTTATATGCAACTTTGTGAGCAAGTTCAAGTGGTTTCTCGGTCTGTCTCTCTCCATGCAGTTATTTATAACTGAATTAGCACATCTGAGAACaaagttttcagttttatttcatttattattggcATATGGTTTTaaggttatttatttgtttacataccTGATGGTTTCCTGTAGTGGACATGTTTGCTCTTTTGAGTTTTTCCCGTTTTGCACATTTGTTCGTTGAGTGTGATTTCAGCGTCTGTGATGAATTACAATCATATGTCTGACTGCATTATTAATACCTTGCATGTGTTTTCATACTGTAGACGCTGGTTCTCCATTCAGAAGAACCAGTTGGTTTACCAAAAGAAACATAATGTAAGTATCAAATCGTTTAACATAAGGATTACATAGCATTAACCAATAATAGTAATGACACAGTGATTCACACACACGTacagattgttttatttaaacaagCTCTCTGTCTCCCTGTATCAGGAGCAGCTCACTGTTGTTGTGGAGGACTTGCGTTTATGCACAGTGAAGCCCTACAGTGAACAAGACAGACGATTCTGCTTTGAGGTCGTCTCTCCCTCTAAGTGAGTCGAGAGTGTGTTGAATTGGAATTGAAACTGGAATTTAAcgtgtatgtgtatttttgtgcATGCAACATTTTTCTGTTTCCTGTGTTTGGGTCCGGCTGTATTTAGACTGTAAACGGTCCTGTAAATATGTTATTCTGCATTCAGACAAGTCTGTGCATATCCCGCTCATGCTCCAAATGacaggatctgtgtgtgtgtttgtgtaggagCTGTTTATTACAGGCTGATTCAGAGCGACAGCAGCAAAGCTGGATCAGCGCTGTCCAGAACAGCATCGCCTCAGCATTCCAGGACCGAAGAGATGACAATCTTAGCACTGTATGTCACGCACATTCACATTTAACTAACTAAACACCTAACTGTAGACATACCACAGACTATAAAACTACAGACTAGATATGTCAGAAGCACCATGTTTACTCTAAAATAAATAAGAACTTTACGATAGCAGTCTTTCTACAGTATTATTAGCACTGTCTGCAGCACTGTCTGCATGCATATTTAGATGTATGCTCTGTGAATAATCATATTTTTGCTATGGTCAAAAGTGCTTCTAGGTCAGAATGCCTTGCGTCTTGGCAGAACAGTCGATTTGTTTCAAGTGAATGTAAACAGGCGGggtaaataaatcatatatatatatatatatatatatatatatatatatatatatatataaataacttgtGTCTTGCAGTGTAAATGTAGACCTGCCACTGTCTAAAATGTTAATCAAACTACACAATTATGAGGAAAAGGGAAAAGCActtcatttttttagttttaccttttaactttaaataaaaaaactaaatttaaaaattaCAGTATATTGATTACTGTTAATTTTTTGTATACCCTCAAAAATTTTTAAGAATATGAATTattctatatataaaatgtacaataatattatgatttttgtatgatttttttttttttttttttgcaagaggtatattattaaatgttagatttgtagcattttttatttagaattgattttttttaatgcatgtaataaataatacttattattttttagagTAAACAATTTATAAATGTCCACTTACAAACTCTAGATTTTGCTTAAAATTAAGCTGAATTAGCTACACTTTTAATGAATGCCATACATGTGAGTGTTATAAaaggatgtgtgtttgtgttaaacagaGAGACCGCTGTAGCTCCGTGTCTGCGGGGAGTGTGCGTCTGAGTGCAGGGGAGCAGGAAGCGTCTGGTCGGGAGGCTCTGGAGGAGGTGCAGGCCATCTCAGGGAACGGACAGTGCTGTGACTGCGGGGAACCGGGACCCGACTGGGCATCAATCAATCTGGGCATCACACTGTGCATCACCTGCTCTGGCATACACaggtaacacacatacacacacagaattaTATAATGTATCACATGAACATGCATCTGAATGGTTTTTGTGTTTGCAGGAGTTTAGGTGTCCACTTCTCGAAGGTACGATCCCTGACGCTGGACTCATGGGAGCCAGAGCTCATCAGAGTAAGCATAGACATCATTCTCATATATTCAtgtattacatcattttttttttatattaaacagtTACAATCTTTTCACATTCGCTCTTTTTTTTCCATATTGCTCTTTCTAGCTCATGTGTGAGTTAGGAAACACAGCCATTAACAAGATCTATGAGGCACGTATTGATGAGATTACAATCAAGAAGCCCCACTCCTCTAGTCCAAGGTACAGTCTGTGTTTATATAGTAATCACAGAAAACTGTTTATatttacagtggtggccaaacTGATTAGAACaatagtattttcaccagctaaaaatggttttaagtcaattattatatattttgctgtggTGTGTCAGTAGATAAAATCAGTTTACATTTGCAAATATTCATTTTCCAATTGATTGTCATAATCCGGGAAgagttttgtttgcacaaggagtgtGACGGCAGCCAGTGCTcaaacagagatctgatctcatcatcatcagtctgtctggaatagtGTTTTTTcacagtaccaaaatttcagtattcgctACCGATAACAGTGAAAACCGATAACCGATACCGATAAAATGCAGGACTCATATTTTAACCAAcatttgcggcttaacatttacagatactggtccatatggagatttcattttattaatttatgctaactttgacaaaatcCGTGACTGTCcgtattaaaatgtaagtttcattttcatgactggattttgagattccgtccgcgttttccgCGATTTTGAGATTCTGTCCGTGTTTTTCACGTATGCATCAAGAACTGGGTTGACCGGgtactcggtaccaccggtacttaaagaaacctggtaccatcacatttaaaaaattttagtaccgacttggtaccgaagtaccgggtattttgacaacactagtctggaataacatgaagaaacagaacaaactgaaacagactcaatccagaagaactgtggcaacgtctccaaAAACACTGCAAAGCTACAGTGCTGTTAAAAGTTTTGGGCACttaatgtcataaatatattttcttatctataagcttctattaactaaattaaatcaacatttgttgGTTCGATTCTTTGTGTATAAAGCAGCTTTTGCCACATCGTTTTTCAGagagctttgcaggtaggtttcttaaAGCGTCTTGGAAAAGTTGCCACAGTTCTTCCGGATTGAGTCTgtttcagtttgttctgtttcttcatgtttttccagacagactgataatggtgagatcagatctctgtgtggagcactggctgcagTCACACTCCTCGTGCAAACAAAACCTTTACCGgattaatacaattaatgaatgtttcctactgacacactacagcaaaagatagactTAAAACCGTTTTTAGCTAGTAGTCTTtaatcattttggccaccactgtaaatATAATCTGTATATAACTGTTTTCTCAGACAAGATAAGGAGTCGTGGATTCGTTCTAAATATGTAGAGAAGAAATTCATCCACAAGCTCCCGGAGACTGGTCGAGGAACGGTCCTGCGGCGCTCCAGTGCTCGACGGAACAGATCAAACACACAGGACAAACCCAACACACGCCCTGCCATCAAACCCAAACCCACCCGAGCCACCCTGCCACGACTCACGGGTACACAGACACATGCCAAAACACATGCTACAGTAGAACtgacacagacacatgcacagtCATGCACCCAAAGAAACTATATTTATCTTCTACAATTCAGCATAGAAAgatgtattatattattgtaatataagaCAAAAACGAATAAGAATAGATTAaccaaaaaaatgaatttgctaAAAATGTGATCAACATCAGAGCATTCAAGATATTGAAGAGTTTTTCACCAGAGCAGatatggagaaatttagcattatatcacttgcttaccaatggatcctctgttgtgaatgggtgccgtcagaataagagcaCATGAAGATTTTTGCTTTATAAGAAGTTAACtggtggactggagtggtgtggattgctgttatgtttttatcagctgtttggactctcattctgacggcacccattcactacagaggatccactggtgagcaagtgctaAATCTCTCCAAATTTATTCCGATCTTACATCATGGATGGCCTGAGTGTgagtcatttattattaattattcctacaatgtaaagttaaaaaaataaataaagtgcaactaCATTAAAAATAGTAGTTGAAAAACAAACTTAACATAAATAGCTGTTTTATTAGTCTTCAAAAACTCATCAAATGGAATAACCTTgacctgtgtgtctgtgtgggggAAGACAGCCTACATGCAGATGGCAATGAGATGCCAGTAGAGTTACCGATACTGATAACAAAGATGGACACTAACTATACCACAGACACCAGAGAGAACCTTGCATTCTGTTATGAACaaactttaatgtagcttgcagTCAAGATTGCACAAGTATTCTGAGTCAAGGTCGGTTTCCTGAACATTAAACTGTATCCTCTTGTGGTTCTCTTTTTAAATGATGCAACTGAAATCCTGAAGATAATAATTCAGTGTAAATGAAATTAGAGCATTAGAGTGAGATTAAACTTTGGAAAATCTGCAAGTCATGGAAatgaataaaatctttaaaaagccATGATGGAAATTAgtacagtgtttaaaaaaagttaatgggaattaatacaattttaaaaggtTGTTTGGAATTTTTGTAGTCAGTATAAATATAGAAAACATGTGAGTGTAAACTCAGTATTTGTCACAAATGTCTGGGGGAAAAAACGTACATTTATTGATTACGTTTTATTGCTTCCCCAACTGATTCCTTAACTGATATCACTTAAATAGATATAtgaaaactaaatagaaatatggaaataaaatgaaaCCTAAACTGTCActatcaaaataaacaataaccaAACTGAAATAGGTGACCCTGGACCAagaaaccagtcttaagtgtcaatttttctaaGCTgaatatggtttgttaggatccgACAATATTTGTCCGaggtacaactatttgaaaatctggaatctcagggtgcagaaaaatgtaaatactgagaaaatcacctttgaagttgtacAAATTAATTATTATCGTAAGTATttctaaacaaaaattaagttttaatatatttacagtagaaaatgtacaaaatctcTTCattaaacatgatctttacttaatatccttatgattattgctataaatataccccagcgacttaagactgcttttgtggtccagggtcacatatacagtaaatctgaaaattgcaataaaaaacaGGAACGAATGCAAAACTGTGGTAACTGTAGTTGTGATACACGAACAAGCATGAAGACACTGGTAAAATGAAACAATGAACATTTCTACTGATCTAATCTCTGGGCTGTTGCTTGATGTTTTCCCTTTAGGCCTGAACCCAAGTGAAATCATGAAGAACAATTCCAGCTCTCATaaaggttacacacacacacacaaacacacagatatgaTGTCCATTCGTCCATTTGACCGCACAAActcctcactctctctttctcatacTTTCTGTGTACAGAGAATGATGAAGAGGAGGATCTGAGTGGTCTTCATCCTGGGGCTTTGCTGTACCGATCTGCGTCGATGCAGCATTTCCCTCTCATGGCAGACGCTCTGGCGCATGGCGCTGATGTCAACTGGGTCAATGTGACTGAAGACAGCAAAACTCCACTAATACAAGCCGCTATggttgtaagtgtgtgtgtatgtccatTGTTCATGATCTTAGACTGAGAGTATGTATTGCATAAATGTTACAGTGAATAATTACTGTGTATTTCTCTCTGCAGAATTCCTTGGCAGCCTGTGAGTTTCTCCTACAGAACGGTGCTAATGTTAACCAGGTGGACTCAAACGGGAGGGGACCACTACACCATGCTACCATACTGGGACATACAGGGTAAAACAGGCTTAGATACTAGGTTTGGGTAAAAAAAATTCGTTTTCATAATTTTGTTTATTCTTCATTTGAACAATTGCAATACTGATTCTTAAAATCCTAAGATTGATCTCTCTGTCAGTGTTTCCTGCAACACTTTTCAGCATTGGTGCACCCTGCTGTTGAATATGtgatattgcattttaatataaaacctCATTGCAAAATAAGACATATGTATACCATCTGttcaaggacaaaaaaaaaaaaatactagaaaATGAACTGCATTGTTTGGgctctgtttatatatatattccatgtatattaaataaatatacatggaagaaaatcatttaaatgcatgcctttatttttgtttaaagcactataataTACGACTAGTGTAGactgattcattcactgattcttttaaaggtttttttttgtgaatttaaaaaaaaaatacatatggtGCAACCACACAAACAACTGTTTTATACTCTTAAATTGGAAGtcgtaatttaataataatttacatattattataatgaCAGATTTACATAAgaaatacaattacaattttacTTCAGATAGTATCCAAAGAGCGGTTtttgagtgttgattattatCTATTTAAgtacaaaatgaaaataacagaAAACTGACTGCATAGTCTGGGCCCTGTTAGtaattttaaaaatctatatttttgtaaTGTACTGATTTTGAATATTCCCTTGGACAATTGCAAATTATCTTGCAAATTTGACATTATACTGTATGTCCGAATGAATCAGAATCGAATCAAACCTATATGAATCACGAACTGAATCAAATCAGTATCAATACTCAGTGCTGCTGTTATACATGTCACTCAAACGTTGCTCTGTGTGGTTGTAGGTTGGTGTGTCTGTTTCTTAAGAGAGGAGCGGACTACAACTCAAAAGACATTGATGACAAGGACCCAATCGGCATTGCCATAGATAACGCCAACGCTGACATCGTCACGCTGTAAGTAGTCCTAGAGCACATCAGCTGACAAGCACACTAATCAGCTTACAGTACATTTGATGAGGTGCTTCCTGCTAATAACTCAATTAACATATCATCCACTGTGCTTTTCCTCCTAGACTCCGGATAGCCAAGATGAACAAAGAGATGCGGGAGATGGATGGCACTCCATCAGGTCATTCTGAGGGGCGGGGCTCTGGTGGTGGGGGCGGGGCTGGGACTGTGATTGGACACACTAAGAAAAGCTTTCAAAATATCAAGAACCATCTCAGTGGCCGGGCTCTAGGTGGCCAGAATTAACTGACTGtacatttaaaatggaaaaccGAGCTtaacagataataataaaaaaaagaaagcacaGTATGTGGATTTGAGCACTTTGataaagcactttaaaattgatAGAAACACTGAATGTTAATAGATAACACT
Proteins encoded in this region:
- the LOC127961617 gene encoding arf-GAP with coiled-coil, ANK repeat and PH domain-containing protein 1-like yields the protein MTVKLDFEECLKDSPRFRAEIEKVEVNVSELETRLEKLVKQCNTMLDAGRAYCQNSKSFVNGLKELGHHCAEDRTMGECLEKFSKKLSDIVTAQEEVIETTQKSVKLKLQNFVKEDVKRFKDVRKEFERSSETLEAALSRNAQAPRGKQHEVEEASNNLLNARRAFRTGALDYVLQINVTESKKKTEILMAMLSLMDAQAVFFQQGYTSLTELKSYNKQLSEEYAQLVLNSAREKRDMEQSHAAVKKKDVSYDDSIMDFSPDAPNGIAMEGYLYKRASNAFKTWSRRWFSIQKNQLVYQKKHNEQLTVVVEDLRLCTVKPYSEQDRRFCFEVVSPSKSCLLQADSERQQQSWISAVQNSIASAFQDRRDDNLSTRDRCSSVSAGSVRLSAGEQEASGREALEEVQAISGNGQCCDCGEPGPDWASINLGITLCITCSGIHRSLGVHFSKVRSLTLDSWEPELIRLMCELGNTAINKIYEARIDEITIKKPHSSSPRQDKESWIRSKYVEKKFIHKLPETGRGTVLRRSSARRNRSNTQDKPNTRPAIKPKPTRATLPRLTGLNPSEIMKNNSSSHKENDEEEDLSGLHPGALLYRSASMQHFPLMADALAHGADVNWVNVTEDSKTPLIQAAMVNSLAACEFLLQNGANVNQVDSNGRGPLHHATILGHTGLVCLFLKRGADYNSKDIDDKDPIGIAIDNANADIVTLLRIAKMNKEMREMDGTPSGDDTYHDIFRDFSQMASNHPEKLKRGSTDMK